Proteins from a single region of Prinia subflava isolate CZ2003 ecotype Zambia chromosome 10, Cam_Psub_1.2, whole genome shotgun sequence:
- the DPH5 gene encoding LOW QUALITY PROTEIN: diphthine methyl ester synthase (The sequence of the model RefSeq protein was modified relative to this genomic sequence to represent the inferred CDS: inserted 4 bases in 2 codons): MLWPLATRTAGTPPGPGLPAAAITRLRPGTTTPGGPCAATAPRAAXGAGKRAAGSREPGAEEPGTEEPRSGETRSWEPGCARTCGRVPASGGACGAPADPASVSLVGQVAARXRSPSMLYLVGLGLGDAQDITVKGLEAVRRCRRVYLEAYTSVLTVGKEALEEFYGKELILADREMVEQEADSLLKDADVCDVAFLVVGDPFGATTHSDLVLRAVKLGIPYKVIHNASIMNAVGCCGLQLYSFGETVSIVFWTDTWKPESFFDKIEKNRQNGMHTLCLLDIKVKEQSLENLMKGRKIYEPPRYMSVNQAAEQLLAIIQNRRLQGEKPGITENTICVGLARVGALDEKIASGTLQQMSTVELGAPLHSLIVTGTMHPLELEMLKLFSVDSSSFENNACQRTT; this comes from the exons ATGCTGTGGCCGCTGGCGACCCGCACCGCGGGGACGCCGCCCGGACCGGGCCTGCCCGCCGCTGCCATTACCCGGCTGCGGCCCGGGACTACAACTCCCGGCGGCCCCTGCGCCGCAACCGCGCCGCGGGCAGC GGGAGCCGGGAAACGAGCGGCTGGGAGCCGGGAGCCGGGAGCCGAGGAGCCGGGAACCGAGGAACCGAGGAGCGGGGAAACGCGTAGctgggagccaggctgtgcccggACCTGCGGCAGGGTCCCGGCGAGCGGAGGGGCGTGCGGCGCCCCGGCTGACCCCGCTTCCGTTTCCCTCGTGGGGCAGGTGGCGGCCCG GCGCTCCCCGAGCATGCTGTACCTGGTGGGGCTGGGCCTGGGGGATGCCCAGGACATCACGGTGAAGGGGCTGGAGGCGGTGCGGCGCTGCCGCAGGGTGTACCTGGAGGCCTACACGTCCGTGCTCACCGTGGGCAAGGAAGCGCTG GAAGAATTTTATGGAAAAGAATTGATTTTGGCTGACCGAGAAATGGTGGAACAAGAAGCAGATAGCCTTTTAAAAGACGCTGATGTTTGTGATGTCGCATTTCTTGTGGTTGGCGATCCTTTTGG GGCCACAACACACAGTGATTTAGTGTTACGTGCAGTAAAACTGGGGATTCCTTACAAGGTCATTCATAATGCTTCAATAATGAATGCAGTGGGCTGCTGTGGTTTACAG TTGTACAGTTTTGGAGAAACAGTTTCCATAGTGTTCTGGACAGATACATGGAAGCCAGAGAGCTTCTTTGACAAGATCGAGAAGAACAGGCAGAATGGAATGCACACCCTGTGCTTACTCG ATATTAAAGTGAAGGAGCAGTCTCTGGAGAACCTCATGAA aggaagaaagatTTATGAGCCACCACGCTACATGAGCGTGAATCAAGCTGCAGAACAGCTTCTTGCCATTATTCAAAACAGAAGGCTCCAAGGAGAAAAACCAG GAATTACTGAAAACACAATTTGTGTTGGCCTTGCTCGTGTGGGTGCTCTGGATGAGAAGATTGCTTCAGGCACACTACAGCAGATGTCCACTGTGGAACTGGGTGCTCCACTACATTCCTTGATTGTTACAGGCACTATGCATCCTCTGGAATTGGAAATGCTTAAACTTTTCTCTGTAGATAGTTCCAGTTTTGAAAATAATGCATGTCAAAGGActacttaa